The stretch of DNA GgttttctctcctctgcttcATAGTTCTGCCTAGCTTCCTTTGTTCCTGGCCAGCTTCCCCAGCATCAGCTTCCACTCTTCCCTTTCTCGCGTCCACAACTCCAGCCTGGATGCATTCTGCCACAGGCTCTCTCCCTGCCTAGAAGGCCTTTCCTCTGCATCCAGACTATTGCACTCCTCAGCATAAAGCTTCTAAATACATCCTAAATTAAAACCTAAACTcctgggccacctggctggctctgtcagaggAGCACacgactcttggtcttggggtcgtGGATGTTActtgaataaatctttaaaaataataataataaaataaacctagggatgcctgtgtggctcattcggttgggcgtctgccttcacctcaggtcatgatcccagggtcctgggattgagtcctgtttTGGGTTCCCTACtcgttgggaagcctgcttctccctctgtctgctgctccccctgcttgtgcgcatgctctctctctctccttgacaaataaatctttaaaataaataaataaaattttctaaaaaataaaataaaataaacctaaacTCCTGAGCATTCCTTTGTGGTCCCGTCCTTACCAATTCTCCACCTGTGTGACAACAGAAAaatgacttcacctctctgagccaggATGTCTGGTATTAAATGAGAACAGTGGTACTCCTTCTTGCAGGCTCTTGGGAAGATTGAatagataatgcatgtaaagcacttagctcAGCGCCTGCTTCCTTGCAAGCATTCAATAACTGTTAGGGAAGAAAACCCTACCTCGAGATGTTAGTTTTCGTGCCTTGCTTTTCTGCACTGCCTTATATGGAATCTTAGTCAATCCGGGGTACCACATTGCATAGAGGTGAATTCGGGCCATTGGAGCGGGAAGGCAAAAAGGAAAACCATCCAGGGCCCGTCTTTGACTTCCAAACCAGGCCCTCATCAAAGTTTTGAAAAGGCGAAGCAAGAGCCAGGTTTGATTACAAAGCAAAAGGGGAGAATCTGAAGGAAGCCAGAAATGGCCAGGCATGGAACGCACCCTTTACTATAGAATAGCAAGGGGGTTGCTGAGGACCTAGGCCACTTGTCCCCCCATCCCAGGCTGAGTGTAGGTTAAAGGGGGAACAGGGTGGGGCTGCCAAAGAGGGCAACAAGAAGCTGGAACTAAGGGGACAGGGAACCAGGGAAAGCTTTATGGGATGGCGGGACAGGGGCAGAGCCAACAGTCCACTGGCTCCCTGGAAACCACCCATGCTGAGGGGATGTCTGGGGTAGGCATTCCAATGACACCGTGTTGCCTGAGACTTGGACACGCTCCAACTGAACTCCCCACACAGACCCCTTCCCTGCAGCCCAAAAGCCCAGGACACTTAGAGCTGCAACCTACATTACAGAAAAGGGGTCGGCCACCAGGGGGTAGATTGGCTGCAGGAGTCATGGAGCTGGCTTTTCTTTTTGGTGGCCCAGTGTCTGAGTCCCCTTCCAAGTCTGGGGAGTCCTCACAGTGTCAAATAGGCCCCACTAACAAGCCTCAAAGCCACTGGTATGACTGATCAAATGATGGGCCTCTGTCCCCCTTTGTTCCTGTGTCCCGGCCTTTGCAACACTCCTATGCAGGTCTACCTTCTTAAGTTTGAAGATACATCCCCAGCCCTGATTCTGGACTTGACCCTGTCATCTGCTTCCGCCAAAGGCATACAGGCAGAAGAGACAGCACATGTTTCCCAATAGGGACCTTGGAAGACTCACGTGATTCCACTTGTCCTCTGGTAGCACTGTAGAGCATGCTGGCCAGCTGCTAGTCCAAGGCTGTGGACAGGTGGGTCTGAGACTCCTGGCTACTCCACCCGGAGTAGAGAGCATgcccagccgaaggcagcccaGAACAAGCCCCCTCCAGCTCAGTCACAGACACATGAGAAACAAACATCCATTTTTGCATGCCATTGAGACATGGGGCTGTTTGTTACCCAGCAGTGGCAGCTAACACACTGAGGTCATCCTTTTCCCCACTCTCTGGGCAGCTATAGCATTGACACAGGATGTGGGCTAGGCCAACAGGATATTTGCACTCAGAGCAAGTGGTGCAAAGAAGCAGCATCGAGATGGGCATCTGGTTTTTAGGGGCAGCTGTGGCTGAGTGCCAAGGGCAGGTGGCAGTGCCAATTGAGGCATCTGGAGTCCATGGTGATGGCAAAAGTGTCCCTGCCAACCAGTTCCCTGGCATGATTTCAGCTGATCACCCTGGCTGCCTCGCCCCCTATGTTTCTACTGTTTTCTGAGCCTGGTTTTCCAACCTTCCTGCCTCTTTTGTAAGGAAATGAACAGCCTTCCAATGCACATTTTTGCCATTTAAATCAGCCTGAGgcagtttctgttgcttgcaataAAAACCCTGGTTTATATAAGATGGGCAATCCCCAGCatgttacatttataattttgaaactGTTTGAGTTACAAGTATCAGAATATCTGACCACTAGTATCTTCAGCAACACAGGCATTGTGATTTCTCATAAAAAGGAGTCTGGCAGTCAGAGGTTTCCAGGGTGGGACAGGTGGCCCTGTGATTTTGGGGCTTTGGGAGGCGGCATCTCTACACCTCACTTAACTTGCTCCTCATGGCCACAAGATGGCTGCAGAAGCTCCTGGCATCGTGTCCTCACAGGAAGCAGtaagggagagaagggggcaaTAAGGCCTCTCTCTTGTCCAGaaacccccaccccagacctcccCTTAAAGCTTGCTGGCCAGATCTGGGAAACGCCCAAATCAAAAACAACCCCGGCAAAAGGCGTTGCCAAGAATGGCTCAGCCAAATCCTAAATTAACCCCCGAGGCTGGGCACGCTGCTGCTGGCACCAAATCAGGGCTCTGTTGGCAAGGAAGGAGAAATGGCTGCCGGGATGGCAATAACCAGGGTCAGCCACAAGATGTAAGCTGGGGCCTTGCTGTAGGCAGGAGTACGGCTTCATGGCCCTCTTGCTTGTGGGGTCCACAGGCAGATACTACCCACAGACCATGGAGTGGATGAAGCTCTgctcccacctccccagcccaggACCTCTCGCTTGTGTGGTAAACATTCGGACCGTGCCTCCAaggccaggtgcccctaataaaaCCCGTGCACCGAGTCTGCACCATGAGAAGCAAAATCTCCAAGGCCTGTGGGAACACAGGAGAAGGAGCTACGTTCTTGGAGACAAAGCCAGAGGCAGGTTTCCAAGCTGGCCAGGTCCGGGGCAGATTCCCACCTCACACATCTCCCCAGAGGCCCCCTTGGCCTCTCTTGCTGCGAGGCCCCAGAAGTCACATTTGGCCTGCCTCTAGCGGGCCTGAATCCCACCGTCCCTGGAGACAGTGTTTTCCCACAGCCCAAGCCCAGGTGTGGAGGGAGGCTCCTGCCGGCTGCATCCAGGGCCTTGGTGGGGAAGCAGGCCATCTGGAAGCAGACGGGCTTTCCCCAAGCTCAGTCCCTACATGCAGTGGCTGGCCATTCATGGCCCCAGCGCCCAGGATGGAAGGTAAAGGGAGGAGATGAGGTGACAGGCTCTAGATCCCTTCAGGGTGCTCTGCAGAGAGGCCCAGGCTGGTCCAAGGGTGAGTGTGTGATTGTGTGAGCAAGCACGTGAGCATGTCATTGGGCATATGAGCAAGGCTCCGTGTGAGCACCAGTTGTGACCATGTGAGTGTGCATGTCACAGTGCGTGAGTGCAGGTGTGCATGTGAGCCTACGCCTGTGCGTGCATTTGTATAAGCGTGTGTGTGCAAAGGCATGTTCCGCCTTTCTCTGAAGGACACAAACGTTCACAAAGTGAAGATTCAAGCCAGTTTCTGCTAAATTAAAAACAGCTTTTTCGTGTTTAAAGTTTACAATacgaaaaataattttcctttcttccggCGGGCGGGGGGAGCGgtgaagagggaggggcagggggccccTGAGAACATTCCATGAACCAGCCCAGACGGTTATGCACAATCGACCCGGTTAGATATGGCAGAGCCCCCCCGAACCCCACCCCCCGCGCCGGCACCCCTGCCAGCTCATTGGGGACAAGATGTTCTGAGGTGTGAGCTGATCTGGGGGGACTTGCAGCTGGCAAAAGATTCTCACTGCCCCCCTGAAGGGGCCATGCCTCTAGCAGGGAAGGGTTCTCCTTGGGGGAGctcaggttggggggggggatgaaaaGGGACTGGAATGTTCTGGTAAGTCCCCAAGGGCTGCTGCTTTCGTTTCAATGCCCCTGGCAGCATGGGCTCCTTCCTGGTTCCCAactaagtttttatttcaacGCCACCCCCCACTCACACATCCAGCCTTCCTCTGGGGCCCCGATGGCCGCTGCACAGGAGCATCAGGCCTGAGGGTGCATTTTGAGGGTGACCCTGGACACCTCCCCTCTCAGAAAGCTGTCTGTGAACAGGAGGCTTTCTCCACCAACATAGCCCAGTTCACGGCGAGGCCAGCCAcgggagcaggggttgggggcaaTTCACAGAGCTCTTACGCCCATATGGAACGGTGATGACTTCGTGTTTCTTTTAGGACCTGCCCTGCGTCTCCCCCACCATGACCTCCAGGGAGAGAGGCTCCCCAGCTCCCCCATCTCACACCCCAGGACTGAGCAGATGGAGACAaactgccaggagctgggggctgTCTGGTGGCAAGGGGCCAAGCCACAAGGCCCATGGAACAACCTGGAGAGAGTCTCTCCAAAGGCCACCCAGCCCAGGGCAGATTTGCCCTGTCTTCCAGGCACCCAGTAGGAGTTCTGGCCATACCTCTCACTGCCCCACACCCCTGAGTCAAAGGCCAgccccccttcctgcccccccaCAATGCTAGAAAAGGgcaaagaggggaggggagcccctAACCACATAGAGGACATGAGGAATCTGTGACCCATCAGGGCCCACAAGCTCAGAGCTGGGCCTGCTCCATCTTTTcaccaaaacatttttattaaatgaaggaaaatactAGGAGACGACATCTGCTAAGATAGGAGGTTAATTCTTTACACGGTGAGTGGGTCACAGAGACTCAACATCAATCGTGCGTTAGCAGCAAGAGACACTTTAAGTTGCCCCGAGGGTACAAATCCCATTTATAAGACAGTAATGCCAGtgtcttaaaaaaagcaaaacagaacccccccaccccaaaaaataataataataaaaatgaacagcTTTAGAGCTTTGACACCGAAACAGATGTGGCCAGAGATGTTGCGAAGCCCTTAAAAGAACAGGCCACACCACTCGCCTGACTTCCCTTGCTGAGGGGGCCCAGGCAGGCCTAGAGGCACGACAACCAGCACACGGGACAAGGCAGGAGTGGAGGgctggagaaagggagggaaataaaAAGTATGAGACCTAAAGGAATGCAGACACACTGTGAGTTCTAAAGCAGGTGTCCCCCTTGAGCCAGGGGGCAAGGACGGGAACGGGGCCATCTCAGCCCGTTCCTCCTCAAGGCCCCACGAGATGCCCAGTGCCAAATGGAAGGCTGGGCAATTGTGATGACCGTCTCTGAGAGCTGGGcacattttttccttctgaaagtgGACAACCGCACATACCGAAGGTATTGGGACTGAGAACAGGCATGGAGACAAATGCGAAACTCTCTCCAAGGctaccctcccacccaccctaGCAGCCTGGGCTTATTGGAGGCAGAAACATGCCCACCCTTGAGGTCAACCCTGAGCTGGGTGCTTCCCTGCCACCTCACCAGCTCCTGGAGGTCCATATGTTAGAGTTTGGGGgtggtgtttattttaaaaaatagatggtgCAAGAAACTTGGGAGTGGGGCAGGGCGCAAACCAGGGATTTGGGGATCGACGTTAAGGAGCTCATATCCAAATGTCTGAGGCCCCcaagctgggagaggagagaagtggGGCAAAGCCACACAACCACATCTCAAAGGAGACCCTGATTCCCTCCATGAGCGGGGACATGGGGCAGGTAAAGAAACCTCCTCAGGTGTGACTCTGCTGCCACAACACGTCAGCCTCATCGCTGGCAGCCTCCCTCAGTGGGCACAAAGCCAGGATCTGCtctgggaaagaaggagggacCCCAGGAGGGGGCCTTATCAATGCAGCAGGCCCCAAGGCATCAGCCCCCACCACATCAGCCACGGGCCAGGGGTGGTTCTGTGGCTCTCGGCCCCAGTGTGTGCTCAGCACACCCCTTACAGAGACAGCCTGAGGCTGGCCCAGCTCCCAGGGGTGCCAGGAGCTACCTCCTGGTCCCTGACCGGGGCAGCAGGACAGGGGCACAAGCGATGCCCGCGAAGGACTCTGGGAAGTGCAGGTCGCGCTCCCACTCATCCGTCTCCGTGTTGTACACCTGCACGATGCCCGTGACGTTGTTGAGGCGCCAGTTGTAGCCTCCCACGATATAGATCTTCCTATCCAGTAGGCAGCAGCCAGCCTCCGACTGGCCAGCCCGCATGGGGCTCACACTGGTCCACTGGTCCGTCTCAGGCACGTAGTACTCCACCGCCAGCACGTCAAAGCAGCGGTCAACGTGGTCCATGCGGCCCCCAAGGGCATAGATGCGGCCGCCGGCCCCCACCATGGCATGGAGCACGCGGGGCTCACTCATGGGTGCCTTGAACTCCCACTGGTCGGTGGCAGGGTCATAGCAGTGCAGCGCCTTCTTGTCCTCTACGGAGATGCCGTAGCCTCCGGAGATGTAGAGGCGGCCCCCCGCCGAGGCACCTGCGTGGCCCCAGGTGCGGCGCTTCAGAGAGCAGGCGTAGCCCCACTCGTTACGCCGCGGGCAGTACCGCTCCACCGAGGCCAGGCTGCCCGCCCGGTTGCGGCCCCCCGTGGCATACACCATGCCACACAGCACGTTCAGCTGAAACTGGATGCGGCTCTCCTGCATGGCCTGAAGGCGCAGCCAGCGGTTCCGGTGCGGGTCGTAGCGGTAGCAGGCGTCCACCGCGCCCTCGCCGCTGCGGTACTGCAGGTGCTGGCCCCCGGCCACATACACAAAGTTGTCGAGGACGGCCACGCACGTGTGGCTGCAGCCCACCTCCATCTCGGTGAGTTCCCGGAAGTGGCGGGCACCCGGCTCAGGCAGCTGGTACACCTTGCTGCTCACAGAGCGGTCACTGTCAGTGTAGGGTGTGCCCCCAAAGGCCACCAGGGAGGGCACGTCGGAGCGCACAACCGTGCGTGGGGACTGCATCTCATGCTGCCGGAAGGGTAGCACCTGGTAGTTGAAGGCCTCCAGCAGGTACTGCCGGCACAGCACGTCCTCCACCATGATGTCCAGCGTCTGCACGCTGTCCACCAGGTCCGACGAGCGCATGAGCGGGAAGCGGATGTGGCAGAGCACATGGCTGGCGCGCGGCCGCCGGGCCGGGTCATGTTGCAGCCAGCGGACCGCCGCACGGAACAGGTCGATCTCTGCACAGCTCTGCAGCCGATTGCTCTGCAGGAAGAAGACGAGGCGCTCCAGCGGGAGGTGCAGGAAGTCCTCCTCCTCCGCGATCTGCAGGAAGTGCTGGAAGGTGAAGGCATCCACGGACTCCTTGAGCGAGGCCAGGCTGAAGGTGGTGGCCATGTGGCCGATGTTCAGGCAGGTCTCTACACTCATGGCGGCCTTAAGGAACTCCTCGCAC from Neovison vison isolate M4711 chromosome 6, ASM_NN_V1, whole genome shotgun sequence encodes:
- the KLHL26 gene encoding kelch-like protein 26, giving the protein MADKNGALKCTFSAPGHSTSLLQGLAALRAQGQLLDVVLTINRETFHAHKVVLAACSDYFRAMFTGGMREASQDIIELKGVSARGLRHIIDFAYSAEVTLDLDCVQDVLGAAVFLQMLPVVELCEEFLKAAMSVETCLNIGHMATTFSLASLKESVDAFTFQHFLQIAEEEDFLHLPLERLVFFLQSNRLQSCAEIDLFRAAVRWLQHDPARRPRASHVLCHIRFPLMRSSDLVDSVQTLDIMVEDVLCRQYLLEAFNYQVLPFRQHEMQSPRTVVRSDVPSLVAFGGTPYTDSDRSVSSKVYQLPEPGARHFRELTEMEVGCSHTCVAVLDNFVYVAGGQHLQYRSGEGAVDACYRYDPHRNRWLRLQAMQESRIQFQLNVLCGMVYATGGRNRAGSLASVERYCPRRNEWGYACSLKRRTWGHAGASAGGRLYISGGYGISVEDKKALHCYDPATDQWEFKAPMSEPRVLHAMVGAGGRIYALGGRMDHVDRCFDVLAVEYYVPETDQWTSVSPMRAGQSEAGCCLLDRKIYIVGGYNWRLNNVTGIVQVYNTETDEWERDLHFPESFAGIACAPVLLPRSGTRR